From a single Loigolactobacillus coryniformis subsp. coryniformis KCTC 3167 = DSM 20001 genomic region:
- the menC gene encoding o-succinylbenzoate synthase — MQITQIQLQQIGLPLQTPFVTAHGTTKLRITTLVTVYLDNGYSGVGELTAFTDSRYLPETQASAWTVLQHEIAPLLRGFEFTRPSELATYLQQQLRGNQLACAAVETAVWAAYAKRQQQPLAHLLGGNVRPIPVGISLGHFATTTELLAQVTASVAAGYQRVKLKLTGPADVAQVAAVRARYPQLTLIVDANSAFTPADLPALQQLDQLDLALIEQPFANDDFVQHAWLQQQLHTAICLDENILTLADAQTAVALKSCRAINLKITRVGGLTTALAIVAFCRQQQIQVWCGGMLASGVSRAFDLALASRMEFTLPGDISASARYFKQDVLQQPLELRHGCLQLAATPGLGVTVDQQVVQQHLLKEKWLRL, encoded by the coding sequence ATGCAAATAACCCAAATACAATTACAACAGATCGGCCTGCCGTTACAGACGCCATTTGTTACCGCTCATGGCACGACCAAATTACGGATCACAACGTTAGTCACCGTTTATTTGGACAACGGTTATAGTGGTGTGGGCGAACTTACCGCCTTTACGGATAGCCGTTATTTACCGGAAACCCAAGCTAGTGCATGGACGGTTTTGCAGCACGAAATTGCGCCGTTATTACGTGGCTTTGAGTTTACACGGCCAAGCGAACTGGCGACCTATTTACAGCAGCAATTACGTGGCAACCAACTTGCTTGTGCCGCGGTGGAAACGGCAGTGTGGGCAGCATATGCAAAGCGACAACAGCAGCCGTTAGCTCACCTGCTTGGAGGTAACGTGCGGCCAATTCCAGTTGGTATTAGCTTAGGCCATTTTGCGACAACGACTGAATTATTAGCCCAGGTCACGGCTAGTGTGGCTGCTGGTTATCAGCGGGTCAAGTTAAAATTGACAGGACCGGCTGATGTGGCCCAAGTTGCGGCTGTTCGGGCAAGGTATCCACAATTAACGCTGATAGTTGATGCCAATTCGGCGTTCACGCCTGCTGATTTGCCAGCACTACAGCAGCTGGATCAACTTGATTTGGCTTTGATCGAACAGCCATTTGCTAACGATGACTTTGTTCAACACGCATGGTTGCAACAACAGTTACATACTGCTATTTGTTTAGATGAAAATATTTTAACGTTGGCTGATGCTCAAACAGCGGTGGCCTTGAAAAGCTGTCGCGCAATCAACTTAAAAATTACCCGTGTCGGTGGATTAACGACTGCATTGGCCATTGTTGCTTTTTGTCGGCAGCAGCAAATACAAGTTTGGTGCGGCGGTATGTTGGCGAGCGGTGTTAGCCGAGCCTTTGATTTGGCTTTGGCTAGTCGTATGGAATTTACGCTACCAGGTGATATTTCGGCCAGCGCGCGTTATTTTAAACAAGATGTTTTGCAGCAACCATTAGAATTACGGCATGGTTGCCTACAACTAGCCGCTACACCAGGCTTAGGCGTCACGGTTGATCAGCAAGTGGTACAACAGCATTTGCTTAAAGAAAAATGGTTACGGCTATAA
- a CDS encoding MurR/RpiR family transcriptional regulator, whose translation MNEISQRVQQFAAELSSAEKKLATFLQQSQNLPDNLTISSLAQASKVSTATVSRFAKSLGYANFAALRVALISEVQRNGALFEEVEANDDALTVAHKVFAANQHSLSSTLALLDQSDLEQAVKLLTAARKVSFFGLGGSNVVAADAYHKFMRTPLDVNFNTDFHLQLMQAARLQAQDCAVVISHTGRDEQVLQLVHQLQAHQVPLIVLTSFAKSPLAQKSTVTFISMADESKYRSEALSSMLAQISIMDTLFLLVSLALPAKTQVTFNQIRQVIGQTRRGK comes from the coding sequence ATGAATGAGATCAGTCAGCGGGTACAGCAATTTGCAGCTGAACTATCCAGTGCAGAAAAGAAACTTGCGACATTTTTGCAGCAGTCACAAAATCTACCTGATAATTTAACGATTAGCAGTTTAGCCCAGGCTAGTAAAGTTTCCACAGCGACAGTTTCGCGCTTTGCTAAAAGTTTGGGTTACGCAAATTTTGCGGCATTACGGGTGGCATTGATCAGTGAAGTCCAACGAAATGGGGCATTGTTTGAGGAAGTGGAGGCTAATGACGACGCGTTGACCGTGGCCCATAAGGTCTTTGCTGCTAACCAACATTCATTGAGTAGCACACTAGCGTTACTGGATCAAAGTGATCTGGAGCAAGCGGTCAAATTACTGACTGCGGCGCGCAAAGTGAGTTTCTTTGGTCTCGGTGGCTCGAATGTTGTAGCTGCGGATGCTTATCATAAATTCATGCGGACACCACTAGATGTGAATTTTAATACTGATTTTCATTTGCAATTAATGCAGGCAGCACGGCTACAAGCACAAGATTGTGCGGTGGTGATTTCGCACACGGGTCGGGATGAGCAAGTGTTGCAATTGGTTCACCAGTTACAAGCACATCAGGTACCCTTGATCGTACTCACCAGTTTTGCTAAATCACCACTGGCGCAGAAAAGTACGGTCACATTTATTTCTATGGCTGATGAGTCTAAGTATCGTTCTGAGGCACTGTCTTCAATGTTGGCACAGATCAGTATCATGGATACCTTATTTTTACTAGTCAGCTTGGCTTTACCAGCAAAAACGCAGGTCACCTTCAACCAAATTCGCCAAGTGATTGGGCAGACGCGGCGCGGCAAATAA
- a CDS encoding DUF3284 domain-containing protein, with protein MRIEQLLNVPAAFLYHQIIDAELFEIHAHTGRQLTAAQLEGFTYQKQLDDATRAQVTITKNVLNRSYHYQTVTEFNRYEVKYDMLPIETDKSKIVYEEKVIARAWQQRLLDFVSNTLLGGLRRHNFRKMFQQIEKSY; from the coding sequence ATGAGAATTGAACAGTTATTGAACGTTCCTGCCGCATTCTTGTATCATCAAATTATTGATGCGGAACTTTTTGAAATTCACGCGCACACTGGTCGCCAGCTAACTGCTGCTCAGTTAGAGGGCTTTACTTATCAAAAACAATTAGATGATGCAACGCGGGCTCAGGTAACGATCACCAAAAATGTGCTGAATCGTAGCTATCATTATCAAACGGTGACTGAGTTCAATCGGTACGAAGTTAAGTATGATATGTTACCAATCGAAACTGATAAAAGTAAGATCGTTTACGAAGAAAAAGTCATTGCGCGCGCTTGGCAACAGCGGCTGCTTGATTTTGTCAGTAATACGTTACTCGGCGGTTTGCGGCGGCATAACTTTAGAAAAATGTTTCAACAAATTGAAAAGTCATATTAG
- the menH gene encoding 2-succinyl-6-hydroxy-2,4-cyclohexadiene-1-carboxylate synthase — MIKRTCNIRGQIYRLTTWGQPQAQAWLFLHGFMGSAADFAPIAAELNGYRICLDLIGFGPQAPTVPARRLSMAAQITDLTLILAELGVTQVKLVGYSMGGRLALGFTLAQPQLVPHLYLESSTAGLAGPQQREQRQRHDHELAVQLRTTGLPAFVAAWEQLPLFVSQRQMPPIQQHRMRQQRLQQNPENLAASLEQMGTGSQPNFWPLLPQMTTPTTLIVGGQDQKFYQIAQRLRRLIPKAKLVVLTDAGHNTHFEAPEQFINLLKDGC; from the coding sequence ATGATTAAACGCACATGCAATATTCGGGGTCAAATTTATCGATTGACGACTTGGGGACAGCCGCAAGCACAAGCATGGTTATTTTTACATGGGTTTATGGGCAGCGCGGCTGATTTTGCCCCCATTGCTGCGGAACTAAATGGTTATCGCATCTGTTTGGATTTGATTGGTTTTGGACCGCAAGCACCAACCGTGCCTGCACGACGCTTAAGTATGGCTGCACAGATAACCGATCTAACCTTAATATTAGCTGAATTAGGCGTGACGCAGGTCAAATTAGTTGGCTACTCAATGGGCGGCCGTTTAGCGCTGGGTTTTACCTTAGCACAGCCACAATTGGTTCCTCATTTGTACTTAGAAAGTAGTACGGCTGGTCTAGCCGGTCCGCAGCAGCGTGAACAGCGGCAACGCCATGACCATGAATTGGCGGTTCAGCTCCGTACTACCGGATTGCCAGCCTTCGTGGCCGCATGGGAACAATTACCGTTATTTGTTAGTCAACGGCAAATGCCGCCGATACAGCAACACCGGATGCGGCAACAACGCCTACAACAAAACCCGGAAAATTTAGCGGCTTCGCTGGAACAAATGGGTACTGGTAGTCAACCTAATTTTTGGCCACTACTTCCGCAAATGACGACGCCGACAACCTTGATCGTCGGTGGCCAGGATCAAAAGTTTTATCAGATTGCGCAGCGGTTGCGAAGGTTGATACCAAAAGCCAAGTTAGTGGTATTGACTGATGCTGGACACAATACTCATTTTGAAGCGCCGGAACAATTTATTAACCTGCTAAAGGACGGTTGCTAA
- a CDS encoding APC family permease, whose amino-acid sequence MEQNGLKREMGLASALATVMGTVIGGGVFFKVASVTTEAGTANLTLFVWLLGGLLTICAGLTVAELATAIPQTGGAIKYIEYTYGKPWAFLLGWAQMLIYFPANVAALSIVFSTQLINLFHLTAGLLIPLAILCAVSLTLINFLGARVGGALQVVTLIFKLIPIALIVIFGLLAPAPVHFSLLPLTAAPEHNFWTALGSGLLATMFAYDGWLNVGSIAGELKRPKRDLPLAIVLGLALITLIYVVINFVFLRTLPLTALQGNLNAAADAAFQIFGNLGGKLVTIGILISVYGAINGYTLTGMRIPFALAYENQLPFSQYLRRLTTHTKVPYLAGLFELAVAIIMMLLGSFDLLTDMLVFVIWIFSCLIFIAVFILRRREPEMVRPYKVPGYPVIPLLALAGGLFILVATFLTQPSLAFTGLGLTAIGLPLYYWHQYMQKRTH is encoded by the coding sequence ATGGAACAAAATGGCTTAAAACGCGAGATGGGCTTAGCTTCAGCCTTAGCAACGGTAATGGGCACAGTGATCGGCGGTGGTGTCTTCTTCAAAGTTGCCAGTGTCACCACTGAAGCAGGCACAGCTAATCTCACTTTATTTGTTTGGCTGCTCGGCGGTCTCCTAACAATTTGTGCCGGCTTAACGGTTGCTGAATTAGCCACTGCCATACCCCAAACTGGCGGAGCAATCAAATATATTGAATACACTTATGGCAAACCGTGGGCATTTTTATTAGGTTGGGCACAAATGCTGATCTATTTCCCAGCCAATGTTGCGGCACTTTCGATCGTTTTTAGCACGCAGTTGATCAATTTATTTCATTTAACCGCTGGATTACTGATTCCACTAGCGATTCTATGTGCCGTCAGTCTGACGCTAATCAATTTTCTTGGTGCGCGTGTTGGCGGGGCGCTGCAAGTCGTGACTTTGATTTTCAAATTGATTCCGATCGCCTTGATCGTTATTTTCGGCTTACTAGCTCCAGCTCCAGTCCATTTTTCGTTGTTACCATTGACAGCAGCACCGGAACATAATTTCTGGACCGCCTTAGGTAGTGGCTTGTTGGCTACAATGTTTGCCTATGATGGTTGGCTCAACGTTGGTAGTATTGCTGGTGAATTAAAACGGCCAAAGCGCGACCTACCGTTAGCGATTGTACTTGGTTTAGCCTTGATCACATTGATCTATGTGGTGATCAATTTTGTTTTTCTCCGGACTTTACCACTGACCGCTTTGCAAGGTAATCTTAACGCGGCGGCTGATGCGGCCTTTCAGATATTTGGTAATTTAGGCGGTAAATTAGTGACGATTGGCATTTTGATTTCTGTTTACGGTGCGATCAACGGCTACACGCTAACGGGTATGCGCATCCCCTTTGCCTTGGCTTACGAAAATCAATTACCGTTCAGTCAATATTTACGGCGCTTAACCACACACACCAAGGTTCCCTACCTGGCCGGATTATTTGAATTAGCAGTGGCGATCATTATGATGTTACTTGGCAGTTTTGATTTATTGACTGATATGCTGGTATTCGTGATTTGGATCTTCAGTTGCTTGATTTTTATCGCTGTTTTTATTTTACGCCGGCGCGAACCAGAGATGGTGCGACCATACAAAGTACCCGGCTACCCAGTTATCCCATTGTTAGCTTTAGCCGGTGGTCTATTCATTTTAGTAGCCACCTTTTTAACACAGCCGAGCCTTGCTTTTACCGGCCTAGGATTGACTGCTATTGGATTACCACTTTATTATTGGCATCAATATATGCAAAAAAGAACGCATTGA
- a CDS encoding DUF4828 domain-containing protein translates to MFRNVFDRSQSLLQRLQQFKFKLPAKAAQKNDPTAIYVGTWLFYDIKQARHHQLKISPQLTISIDDHPLAGTVTTLTAHQLLFLDQYGYELQITAAYERPFEIYDEADHRTYPIQQNKH, encoded by the coding sequence ATGTTTAGAAATGTTTTTGACCGTAGCCAAAGCTTGCTGCAGCGGCTTCAACAATTCAAATTTAAGTTACCCGCTAAAGCGGCACAAAAAAATGACCCCACAGCGATCTATGTGGGTACATGGCTTTTTTATGATATCAAACAAGCCCGCCACCACCAACTTAAAATTTCACCACAATTAACCATCAGTATCGATGATCATCCATTAGCCGGTACCGTCACGACTTTAACAGCCCATCAACTATTATTTCTTGATCAGTACGGTTATGAATTACAGATTACAGCCGCCTACGAACGTCCATTTGAGATCTATGACGAAGCGGATCACCGTACTTACCCAATTCAACAAAATAAACATTAA
- the gnd gene encoding phosphogluconate dehydrogenase (NAD(+)-dependent, decarboxylating), with protein MQSITFTKEGRNMKLGMIGLGKMGLNLVTNLQNHDHQVIAYDLDETARAQAAKVGAQPASDTTELIAQLATPRIIWVMVPAGKITQSVITELSQQLSAGDIVIDGGNSFYRDSIAHSELLATKGINFFDVGTSGGMAGALNGGNFMIGGDQDLFKTIEPIFQSIAAPAGYLYTGAVGSGHYLKMIHNGIEYGMMQAIAEGFDVLEHSEYKYDHAAVADMWNHGSVIRSWLMELAAAAFKEDPGLKHLQGKMYSSGEGKWTLEEAIRLQVPTPVIAASLMNRYRSLEDDTYTGKVVAALRNQFGGHAVDKK; from the coding sequence CTGCAGTCGATAACTTTTACGAAAGAAGGACGCAACATGAAACTAGGGATGATTGGTTTAGGTAAGATGGGCTTAAATTTGGTGACTAATCTGCAAAACCACGACCACCAAGTCATTGCGTATGATTTAGATGAAACCGCGCGGGCACAAGCCGCTAAAGTTGGTGCGCAGCCGGCTTCAGATACAACCGAATTAATTGCACAATTAGCAACACCACGGATCATTTGGGTAATGGTGCCGGCGGGTAAAATCACCCAAAGTGTGATTACTGAATTAAGCCAGCAGTTATCCGCTGGCGATATTGTCATCGATGGCGGCAATTCTTTTTATCGCGACTCGATTGCGCATAGCGAATTACTGGCTACCAAAGGCATTAACTTCTTCGATGTTGGAACCTCTGGCGGTATGGCCGGCGCATTAAATGGTGGTAACTTTATGATCGGTGGCGATCAAGACTTATTCAAAACGATCGAACCTATTTTTCAGTCAATCGCGGCGCCTGCTGGTTATCTTTATACCGGTGCAGTCGGTAGCGGTCACTATTTAAAAATGATCCATAATGGTATCGAATACGGCATGATGCAGGCAATTGCTGAAGGTTTTGACGTGTTGGAACACAGTGAATACAAATACGATCATGCTGCGGTTGCTGATATGTGGAACCACGGCTCAGTGATCCGCAGTTGGCTTATGGAATTGGCTGCAGCGGCCTTCAAGGAAGATCCAGGCTTGAAACATTTACAAGGTAAAATGTACTCCTCCGGTGAAGGTAAATGGACATTAGAAGAAGCCATCCGCTTGCAGGTACCCACACCAGTTATTGCGGCAAGCTTAATGAATCGTTACCGTTCACTAGAAGATGATACCTATACAGGTAAAGTAGTTGCAGCTTTACGTAATCAATTTGGTGGCCACGCCGTCGATAAAAAATAG
- a CDS encoding Gfo/Idh/MocA family protein yields the protein MLKLGIIGTNFITDQFIEAALATGNYQLTTVYSRSQEKAQAVADKYQASETFTDIDRFFAEGAFEVVYIASPNSLHFQQAKLAIAADKHVIVEKPAFSNPTEMANITALLSNKPHLFLFEAARHIHEPNFKVVQTAIKQLDKLQGAVLTYMKYSSRYDKFLAGEEPNIFSPSFSGGALQDLGVYVVYDAIAWFGVPEATHYYASLLPNGIDGRGTAVLRYADFDLTLMVGKNATSYLPSEIYGLKETLELGNNAADLQSVKLHRGAETKVLSTPPETNPMIAEAQDFYRIITENDRAAAAENAQLSRQVNQLLYDLRRSAGIVFAADIEEQKK from the coding sequence ATGTTAAAACTTGGTATTATTGGCACGAATTTCATTACGGATCAATTTATTGAGGCAGCGTTGGCTACCGGCAACTATCAATTGACAACCGTTTATTCACGTAGTCAAGAAAAAGCCCAAGCAGTAGCAGATAAATATCAGGCTAGCGAAACGTTTACTGATATCGATCGCTTTTTCGCTGAAGGTGCATTTGAAGTGGTTTATATTGCGTCACCGAATAGCTTGCATTTTCAACAGGCTAAGTTGGCAATCGCTGCCGATAAGCATGTGATCGTTGAAAAGCCGGCCTTTTCCAATCCAACCGAAATGGCGAATATTACGGCATTATTGTCCAATAAGCCACATTTATTCTTGTTTGAAGCTGCGCGGCACATCCACGAACCTAATTTTAAGGTTGTGCAAACGGCCATTAAACAATTGGATAAATTGCAAGGGGCAGTATTGACTTATATGAAATACTCATCCCGCTACGATAAATTTTTAGCAGGTGAAGAACCCAATATCTTCTCGCCAAGCTTTTCTGGCGGCGCATTGCAGGACCTAGGCGTTTATGTGGTTTATGATGCGATTGCTTGGTTTGGTGTGCCGGAAGCGACACACTACTATGCAAGCTTATTACCAAATGGGATTGATGGTCGTGGAACGGCTGTTTTACGGTACGCCGACTTTGACCTAACGTTAATGGTGGGTAAAAATGCAACTTCTTATTTACCATCAGAAATCTACGGTTTGAAAGAAACGTTGGAACTAGGTAATAACGCAGCTGACTTACAATCAGTTAAACTGCACCGCGGCGCTGAAACTAAAGTATTGAGCACCCCACCAGAAACTAACCCAATGATCGCGGAAGCACAAGATTTTTACCGGATCATCACCGAAAATGATCGTGCGGCAGCTGCGGAAAATGCGCAACTTAGCCGTCAGGTCAACCAACTATTGTATGATTTACGCCGTTCAGCAGGAATCGTATTTGCTGCGGATATAGAGGAGCAGAAAAAATAA
- a CDS encoding PTS lactose/cellobiose transporter subunit IIA, whose protein sequence is MIEHNVAEVMTIMTSSTQAHSLLEAALTAAKTNDFVLARHKLQAADDALTEARNAQTTLLTREARGQTVPMTLLLIHAQDHLMSTVTYRDAVSEMITLYQKIAGLLAEKTSD, encoded by the coding sequence ATGATTGAGCATAATGTTGCTGAAGTCATGACCATCATGACTAGTAGTACGCAGGCGCATAGTTTGTTGGAGGCGGCGTTAACGGCAGCTAAAACTAATGATTTTGTATTGGCACGGCATAAGCTGCAAGCTGCTGATGACGCGCTGACCGAAGCGCGCAATGCACAGACAACTTTATTGACGCGGGAAGCGCGCGGGCAGACGGTACCGATGACGTTACTGTTGATCCACGCGCAAGATCATTTAATGAGTACGGTCACGTATCGGGATGCGGTTAGCGAAATGATCACGCTGTATCAAAAAATTGCGGGTCTTTTAGCAGAAAAAACGTCTGATTAA
- a CDS encoding DEAD/DEAH box helicase — protein MVSKIFEPVWQELGFDAPTAIQNAVYEPLKTDDSILGLAPTGSGKTLAFALPLMEKIVPGDGLQLLILAPAQELAMQERTAIQPFAQAAGLKIQAVAGGANIRRQIERLKQKPEVLVATPGRLLELIDQRKVKMHKLQTIVIDEADKLLTDESREMTRDVVRRAPGETQLAFFSATKIPVLDELPKWFGVPVTLFDVRAEDNSAGEVQHLFLEAPIRKRVDLLRRLSHIDDFYGLVFFATLAELEKVAKVLQHQHVPVAILDSDLRQTEREKALTGLRKRQIKLLLTTDVSGRGLDIAALPAVVNYDLPIDLITYIHRAGRTGRMGHAGMVVTLGNERQFRDLKQLVRSRYQVAQGYLYQGTLTTTKPAHEQHPLKKKKPAPMAAKPVTPVKPKKKKQRQRNRLNKGKRRKTNEGDKND, from the coding sequence ATGGTCAGCAAAATTTTTGAACCAGTTTGGCAAGAACTAGGCTTTGATGCACCAACCGCAATTCAAAATGCGGTCTACGAACCTTTGAAAACCGATGATTCCATCTTGGGCTTGGCACCAACTGGCTCTGGGAAAACCTTAGCTTTTGCTTTACCTTTGATGGAAAAAATTGTGCCAGGGGATGGCTTACAACTATTGATCTTAGCACCAGCTCAGGAATTAGCCATGCAGGAGCGTACCGCAATTCAACCATTTGCCCAAGCTGCAGGTTTGAAGATCCAAGCGGTTGCTGGCGGAGCGAATATTCGCCGCCAAATTGAACGTTTGAAACAAAAACCAGAAGTTCTGGTGGCGACGCCAGGACGGTTATTGGAACTGATCGATCAGCGCAAAGTTAAAATGCATAAATTGCAAACAATCGTGATCGACGAAGCTGACAAACTGTTGACGGATGAAAGTCGAGAAATGACGCGTGATGTTGTTCGCCGAGCGCCAGGAGAAACGCAACTGGCGTTCTTTTCTGCGACGAAAATTCCGGTGCTGGATGAACTGCCAAAATGGTTCGGCGTACCGGTAACCCTTTTTGATGTTCGTGCTGAAGACAATAGTGCTGGCGAGGTTCAACATTTATTTTTGGAAGCGCCAATTCGTAAGCGGGTCGACTTATTACGGCGGCTAAGCCATATCGATGATTTTTACGGCTTGGTCTTCTTTGCTACTTTAGCTGAACTGGAAAAAGTGGCTAAAGTTTTACAACATCAGCATGTACCCGTTGCAATTTTAGACAGTGATCTACGGCAAACAGAGCGGGAAAAGGCCCTAACTGGATTGCGCAAACGGCAGATCAAATTATTGCTAACAACTGACGTTTCTGGACGTGGATTAGATATTGCAGCTTTGCCAGCGGTGGTCAATTATGATCTGCCGATTGATTTGATCACTTATATCCATCGAGCAGGGCGTACTGGCCGGATGGGCCACGCCGGGATGGTGGTTACGTTAGGTAATGAGCGCCAATTCCGTGATCTCAAACAGTTAGTGCGCAGTCGCTATCAGGTTGCGCAAGGCTATTTATACCAAGGAACACTGACCACAACTAAACCCGCGCATGAACAACATCCACTGAAGAAGAAAAAGCCGGCGCCAATGGCAGCTAAACCAGTAACACCGGTTAAGCCAAAGAAGAAAAAGCAACGGCAACGTAACCGATTAAATAAAGGTAAACGAAGAAAGACGAACGAAGGCGACAAAAATGATTGA